The following are encoded in a window of Arthrobacter sp. OAP107 genomic DNA:
- a CDS encoding glutamine amidotransferase translates to MTPDSAPGTTASKGTIRVLQLYPREMNIYGDWGNALVLQQRLKWHGYTPELLEYNVGDEFPEGVDIILGGGGQDSGQLVIQDDLQSRAGLLKGMAEDGTPMLLICGLYQLFGRFFKTRSGPVIPGIGVLDIETHGTDERLIGNVKVTTAEFGEVLGYENHSGQTTLGPGVEPLGTVAKGTGNNSSDGQEGARYRNIVASYLHGSLLPKNPAIADFLIRTAVERKYGTFTPGQPDDRFAVLAREHAARRPR, encoded by the coding sequence TTGACCCCCGATTCAGCGCCCGGCACCACCGCATCAAAGGGAACCATCCGGGTCCTGCAGTTGTACCCGAGGGAGATGAACATCTACGGTGACTGGGGCAATGCCCTGGTGCTGCAGCAGCGCCTCAAGTGGCACGGTTACACGCCGGAACTGCTCGAGTACAACGTGGGCGACGAGTTCCCCGAGGGTGTGGACATTATCCTCGGTGGCGGCGGGCAGGACAGCGGCCAGCTCGTCATCCAGGACGACCTCCAGTCCCGGGCCGGCCTCCTCAAGGGGATGGCCGAGGACGGCACGCCGATGCTCCTCATCTGCGGGCTCTACCAGCTGTTCGGCCGCTTCTTCAAGACCCGGTCCGGCCCGGTCATTCCCGGCATCGGGGTCCTGGACATTGAGACCCACGGCACGGATGAGCGGCTCATCGGCAACGTGAAGGTCACCACCGCCGAGTTCGGCGAGGTGCTCGGCTACGAAAACCACAGCGGCCAGACCACCCTGGGCCCCGGCGTCGAACCTCTCGGGACGGTGGCGAAGGGCACGGGCAACAACAGCAGCGACGGCCAGGAGGGTGCCCGGTACCGCAACATCGTGGCCAGCTACCTGCACGGTTCCCTGCTGCCCAAGAACCCGGCCATCGCCGACTTCCTGATCCGGACCGCCGTCGAACGCAAGTACGGAACCTTCACGCCCGGCCAACCGGACGACCGCTTCGCCGTCCTGGCCCGCGAGCACGCGGCCCGCAGGCCGCGCTAG
- a CDS encoding MurT ligase domain-containing protein, with protein sequence MFSLSVPLGKFVRRVSRLRGGGSAFPGLVVEKIDPGFMQRTLSTLPHGVAVVSGTNGKTTTTKMVVELLESQGLKVFTNRTGSNFTRGVAAALLGDVDWRGRLDADIAVLELDEAHAVHFVNRVPPRYSLLLNVLRDQLDRFGEIDKTAQLLQHIASKTTGTVVLNREDPRVARIADTLQGPEVLYFGLDDSLLGTFPSDDELRAGPGSPVPAVPERPQADVVLRRVGAYDADFEYDGGTVTTGMKLRGVYNIFNAAAALALARSICGSGAATADHGTLLKALSEVAPAFGRGESLTVDGLPLDLVLVKNPSGFRLGLKSFPSGGYATMIAINDNYADGRDMSWLWDVDFDSLRAEGVDQVTGSRAYDMALRLQYDEVQIGAVDTDIPAALADFIRKGKGKPKRVFCTYTAMLAIRRELSKITTVEVVS encoded by the coding sequence ATGTTTTCCCTTAGCGTTCCGCTCGGCAAGTTCGTCCGCCGGGTTTCCCGGCTCAGGGGCGGAGGCTCTGCATTTCCCGGCCTGGTGGTCGAAAAAATCGACCCCGGCTTCATGCAGCGGACCCTGTCCACTCTCCCCCACGGCGTGGCCGTGGTCAGCGGCACCAACGGCAAGACCACTACCACCAAGATGGTGGTGGAACTGCTGGAAAGCCAGGGCCTGAAGGTGTTCACCAACCGTACCGGGAGCAACTTCACCCGGGGCGTGGCGGCCGCCCTGCTCGGCGACGTCGACTGGAGGGGACGGCTCGACGCTGATATCGCCGTGCTGGAGCTGGATGAGGCCCACGCCGTGCACTTCGTCAACCGGGTCCCGCCGCGCTACAGCCTGCTGCTGAATGTCCTCCGCGACCAGCTGGACCGTTTCGGTGAGATCGACAAGACCGCCCAGCTCCTCCAGCACATCGCCTCCAAGACCACCGGGACCGTCGTGCTGAACCGTGAGGACCCGCGGGTGGCCCGCATCGCCGATACGCTGCAGGGCCCCGAGGTCCTCTACTTTGGCCTGGACGACTCCCTGCTGGGCACCTTCCCCAGCGACGACGAACTCCGCGCCGGGCCCGGCAGCCCGGTACCCGCAGTGCCGGAACGGCCCCAGGCCGACGTCGTGCTCCGCCGGGTGGGCGCCTATGACGCCGATTTTGAGTACGACGGCGGCACGGTCACCACCGGGATGAAACTCCGTGGCGTGTACAACATCTTTAACGCCGCCGCTGCGCTGGCCCTTGCCCGCAGCATCTGCGGCAGCGGGGCCGCCACGGCGGACCACGGCACCCTGCTAAAGGCGCTTTCAGAGGTGGCCCCGGCATTCGGACGCGGCGAAAGCCTCACCGTGGACGGGCTCCCGCTGGATCTGGTCCTGGTCAAGAACCCCAGCGGTTTCCGGCTGGGCCTGAAATCGTTCCCCTCGGGCGGCTACGCCACCATGATCGCCATCAACGACAACTACGCCGACGGCCGCGACATGTCCTGGCTGTGGGATGTCGATTTCGACTCGCTGCGCGCCGAGGGCGTGGACCAGGTCACCGGCTCCCGCGCATACGACATGGCCCTTCGCCTGCAGTACGACGAAGTGCAGATCGGCGCGGTGGACACCGACATCCCGGCCGCCCTGGCCGACTTCATCCGCAAGGGCAAAGGCAAGCCGAAGCGGGTCTTCTGCACCTACACCGCGATGCTCGCCATCCGCCGTGAGCTGTCCAAAATCACCACAGTGGAGGTGGTCTCTTGA
- the pdxT gene encoding pyridoxal 5'-phosphate synthase glutaminase subunit PdxT, producing MTNSLSSALPRPAGVAEKPGSGLRIGVLALQGDFREHLRAVETAGAAGVGVRRPAELEGLDGLIIPGGESTAIDKLARAFDLAEPLRQRIADGLPVYGSCAGMILLADDIADPAADLAGNPQQTFGGLDITVRRNAFGRQRESFETDLDFKGLEFSATEQGVAPVHAVFIRGPWVERVGPGVEVLAQVEPADQEHASHAADLQGTARIVAVRSGQLLATSFHPEVTGEKRVHELFIRMIRGEA from the coding sequence ATGACCAATTCCCTTTCCAGCGCCCTTCCGCGCCCGGCCGGCGTGGCCGAAAAGCCCGGGTCCGGCCTGCGCATCGGCGTTCTGGCGCTCCAGGGCGACTTCCGTGAGCACCTCCGGGCGGTCGAGACCGCCGGCGCCGCCGGCGTGGGCGTCCGCCGCCCGGCCGAGCTCGAAGGGCTCGACGGGCTCATCATCCCCGGCGGCGAATCGACGGCCATCGACAAGCTGGCCCGCGCCTTCGATCTTGCGGAACCGCTGCGGCAGCGGATCGCCGACGGCCTCCCGGTATACGGTTCCTGCGCGGGCATGATCCTGCTGGCGGACGACATCGCCGACCCCGCGGCAGACCTCGCAGGAAACCCCCAGCAGACGTTCGGCGGCCTGGACATCACGGTGCGCCGCAACGCCTTCGGCCGGCAGCGCGAGTCCTTCGAGACCGACCTCGACTTCAAGGGCCTGGAGTTCAGCGCCACAGAGCAGGGCGTGGCTCCGGTTCACGCGGTGTTCATCCGCGGCCCCTGGGTGGAGCGCGTCGGCCCCGGCGTTGAGGTCCTGGCGCAGGTGGAGCCGGCCGACCAGGAACATGCCTCCCACGCGGCCGATCTGCAGGGGACAGCTAGAATTGTTGCAGTGCGTTCAGGCCAGCTGCTGGCCACCTCCTTCCATCCGGAAGTGACAGGCGAGAAGCGCGTGCATGAACTTTTTATCCGCATGATCAGAGGAGAAGCGTAA
- a CDS encoding YebC/PmpR family DNA-binding transcriptional regulator — protein sequence MSGHSKWATTKHKKAIIDSRRAKSFAKLIKNIEVAARMGGPDLAGNPGLELAVTKAKKTSVPNDNIDRAIKRGAGLTGEVVDYTEIMYECRGPQGSALLIECLTDNKNRAASEVRLAISRNGGTIADPGSVSYLFTRKGVVTLPKNDLTEDDVLMAVLDAGAEEVKDNGDNFEIHSDPKDLQAVRDALKEAGIDYDTDEAEFVPSMEVPLDLDAAKKFMKLVDALEDLDDVQNVYSNADLSDEVQAALEAE from the coding sequence ATGTCAGGCCACTCCAAATGGGCAACGACCAAGCACAAGAAGGCCATCATTGATAGCCGCCGGGCAAAGTCGTTCGCCAAGCTGATCAAGAACATCGAAGTTGCGGCCCGGATGGGCGGCCCGGACCTGGCGGGCAACCCCGGACTCGAACTGGCCGTCACCAAGGCCAAGAAGACCTCGGTGCCGAACGACAACATTGACCGCGCCATCAAGCGCGGCGCCGGGCTCACCGGCGAGGTCGTGGACTACACGGAGATCATGTACGAATGCCGCGGCCCGCAGGGTTCGGCGCTGCTGATCGAGTGCCTTACCGACAACAAGAACCGCGCGGCATCAGAGGTCCGGCTGGCCATCTCCCGCAACGGCGGCACCATCGCCGACCCCGGCTCGGTCAGCTACCTGTTCACCCGCAAGGGCGTTGTCACCCTGCCCAAGAACGACCTCACCGAGGATGACGTCCTGATGGCCGTGCTGGACGCCGGCGCCGAGGAAGTCAAGGACAACGGGGACAACTTCGAGATCCACTCGGACCCGAAGGACCTGCAGGCCGTCCGCGATGCGCTCAAGGAAGCCGGCATCGACTACGACACCGACGAGGCCGAGTTCGTGCCCTCCATGGAGGTGCCGCTGGACCTTGACGCCGCCAAGAAGTTCATGAAGCTCGTTGACGCCCTCGAGGACCTCGACGACGTCCAGAACGTTTACAGCAACGCTGACCTCAGCGACGAAGTTCAGGCAGCCCTGGAAGCCGAGTGA
- the ruvC gene encoding crossover junction endodeoxyribonuclease RuvC → MTLRVLGIDPGLTRCGIGVVDVEKNRRATMVAVGVVGTSPEETLDQRLLVIALAIDDWLDRYEPHVLAVERVFSQLNVSTVMGVAQASGVVIAAAARRGIPVALHTPSEVKAAVTGSGSSNKEAVTKLVTKILRLDAPPRPADAADALALAITHAWRAGSGASVATTGPGSQSLTPAQRAWAEAEAKARRAR, encoded by the coding sequence GTGACGCTGCGCGTACTGGGCATCGACCCCGGGCTGACCCGCTGTGGCATCGGCGTGGTGGACGTCGAAAAGAACCGCCGCGCCACCATGGTGGCCGTCGGCGTGGTGGGAACGTCCCCCGAGGAAACGCTCGACCAGCGGCTGCTGGTGATCGCCCTCGCCATCGACGACTGGCTCGACCGCTACGAGCCGCACGTGCTGGCGGTGGAACGGGTTTTCTCGCAGCTCAACGTCAGCACGGTCATGGGCGTGGCCCAGGCCTCCGGCGTCGTCATCGCTGCCGCGGCCCGGCGCGGCATCCCCGTGGCCTTGCACACGCCGTCGGAGGTCAAGGCCGCGGTGACCGGGAGCGGATCCTCCAACAAGGAGGCCGTCACCAAGCTGGTCACCAAGATTCTGCGGCTCGATGCGCCGCCGCGTCCGGCGGACGCGGCGGACGCCCTGGCCCTCGCCATCACGCACGCCTGGCGCGCGGGCAGCGGCGCATCCGTCGCCACCACCGGTCCGGGCAGCCAGTCCCTGACCCCTGCCCAGCGCGCCTGGGCCGAGGCCGAGGCGAAAGCGCGCCGTGCGCGCTGA
- the ruvA gene encoding Holliday junction branch migration protein RuvA, translated as MISFLRGTVAHVGLSTAVIDLNGAGMSVYATPQTLSKLRTGEEGKLFTSLIVREDSLTLFGFASADEREVFDTLLSVSGVGPRLALAVLAVHDPEAIRIAAHTEDSKTFTKVPGIGPKVAGRIVLELAGKLVPHGTATPAGAPAASSEGVWKPQVVAAMTSLGWSEKDASGSIDKALADAPELAGEGNVAEILRTTLRWLGQDGARAGNRVGSRG; from the coding sequence TTGATTAGTTTTCTCCGCGGAACTGTGGCGCACGTCGGGCTGTCCACCGCCGTAATCGATCTCAACGGCGCCGGCATGAGCGTCTATGCCACTCCGCAGACGCTCAGCAAGCTCCGGACCGGTGAGGAGGGGAAGCTTTTCACCTCCCTGATTGTCCGGGAAGACTCCCTGACCCTGTTCGGCTTCGCCAGCGCCGACGAGCGGGAAGTTTTCGACACTCTGCTCAGTGTCAGCGGTGTTGGTCCGCGGCTCGCCCTCGCAGTCCTGGCCGTGCACGATCCCGAGGCCATCCGCATCGCCGCGCACACCGAGGACAGCAAGACGTTCACCAAGGTCCCGGGGATCGGCCCGAAGGTCGCCGGGCGCATCGTCCTGGAACTGGCCGGGAAACTGGTGCCGCACGGCACAGCCACGCCAGCGGGAGCGCCGGCTGCTTCATCGGAAGGCGTCTGGAAGCCGCAGGTCGTGGCCGCCATGACCAGCCTGGGATGGTCCGAAAAGGACGCCTCGGGCAGCATCGACAAGGCCCTTGCGGATGCGCCGGAACTCGCCGGCGAAGGCAATGTTGCGGAGATCCTGCGCACCACACTGCGCTGGCTGGGCCAGGACGGCGCCCGGGCAGGCAACAGGGTAGGCAGCCGTGGCTGA
- the ruvB gene encoding Holliday junction branch migration DNA helicase RuvB has protein sequence MAEPSLVAGGEEPEERAIEAALRPKNLDDFVGQHRVRKQLSLVLKASRMRGRSADHVLFSGPPGLGKTTLAMIVASEMNAPLRISSGPAIQHAGDLAAILSSLSEGEVLFLDEIHRMSRPAEEMLYMAMEDFRVDIVVGKGAGATAIPLELPPFTLVGATTRAGLLPGPLRDRFGFTGHLEFYSVEELELVLRRSAGLLDLKVNSAGFTEIAGRSRGTPRIANRLLRRVRDWALVHGIEQIDARSASAALDMYEVDKRGLDRLDRSVLEALITKFGGGPVGLSTLAIAVGEEPETVETVAEPYLVREGLLGRTPRGRIAMAPAWTHLGLAVPAGVFGQETLDLFGAGPGDEESSSEWVSSTQ, from the coding sequence GTGGCTGAGCCGTCCCTGGTCGCCGGAGGAGAAGAGCCGGAAGAGCGGGCCATCGAGGCGGCGCTTCGGCCCAAGAACCTCGACGACTTTGTGGGCCAGCACAGGGTCCGCAAGCAGCTTTCCCTGGTGCTGAAGGCATCCCGGATGCGCGGGCGCAGCGCGGACCACGTCCTCTTTTCCGGTCCGCCGGGCCTCGGCAAGACCACACTCGCCATGATTGTTGCGTCCGAGATGAACGCGCCGCTGCGGATCAGCAGCGGCCCCGCAATCCAGCACGCCGGAGACCTCGCCGCCATCCTTTCCTCGCTGTCCGAAGGCGAAGTCCTCTTCCTGGACGAAATCCACAGGATGTCCCGCCCGGCCGAGGAAATGCTCTACATGGCCATGGAGGACTTCCGCGTTGACATCGTGGTGGGCAAGGGCGCTGGCGCCACGGCCATTCCGCTGGAGCTGCCGCCCTTTACGCTGGTGGGTGCCACCACACGTGCTGGCCTCCTGCCGGGTCCGCTCCGGGACCGCTTCGGCTTCACCGGGCACCTGGAGTTTTATTCGGTGGAAGAGCTGGAATTGGTGCTCCGCCGGTCCGCCGGACTCCTCGACCTGAAGGTGAATTCGGCCGGCTTCACTGAGATCGCCGGACGCTCACGCGGTACGCCCCGCATCGCCAACCGGCTGCTGCGGCGGGTCCGGGACTGGGCGCTGGTCCACGGAATCGAGCAGATCGATGCCCGCTCCGCCTCCGCCGCGCTGGACATGTACGAAGTGGACAAGCGAGGCCTGGACCGGCTGGACCGGTCAGTGCTGGAAGCGCTGATCACCAAATTCGGCGGCGGCCCGGTGGGCCTGTCAACCCTGGCCATCGCCGTGGGGGAGGAGCCGGAGACGGTGGAGACCGTCGCCGAGCCGTATTTGGTCCGGGAGGGGCTGCTGGGCAGGACGCCGCGGGGCCGGATCGCCATGGCGCCGGCCTGGACCCACTTGGGGCTGGCCGTGCCGGCGGGCGTCTTCGGCCAGGAAACCCTGGACCTTTTCGGGGCGGGGCCGGGTGATGAGGAATCGTCATCTGAGTGGGTTTCCAGCACCCAATAG
- the yajC gene encoding preprotein translocase subunit YajC produces the protein MTILLFVMLGVFIFMMFRRNKKTQQQQTQLQSQFAPGVEVMTSFGLFGRIESIDEAENKVVLELSPGNLATVHRQAVTKIVEPAVETQAVPDDASALTAEEPRDPEALTPENNAGTAGETPDETLKRLNDEGKKDI, from the coding sequence ATGACAATTCTGCTGTTCGTCATGCTCGGCGTGTTCATCTTCATGATGTTCCGCCGCAACAAGAAAACGCAGCAGCAGCAGACCCAGCTGCAGTCGCAGTTCGCTCCTGGCGTCGAGGTCATGACCAGCTTCGGACTGTTCGGCCGCATCGAGTCGATCGACGAAGCGGAGAACAAGGTCGTCCTGGAACTGTCGCCCGGCAACCTGGCCACCGTCCACCGCCAGGCCGTAACCAAGATCGTGGAGCCCGCCGTCGAAACGCAGGCCGTTCCCGATGACGCATCGGCGCTGACGGCCGAGGAGCCGCGGGACCCCGAGGCGCTGACTCCCGAAAACAACGCCGGCACGGCCGGCGAAACTCCGGACGAAACCCTCAAGCGCCTCAACGACGAGGGCAAGAAGGACATCTAG
- the secD gene encoding protein translocase subunit SecD, with translation MARTGRKKPSLRVLVWLGVILAAMTAVLAGGTMSGVASWSPKLALDLEGGTQMILAPKVEGNSDINEEQLNQAVAIIRQRVDGSGVAEAEISTQSGRNVVVSLPGTPSTETRALIQASADMNFRPVLVTGAGAAVPAAQRTPAAQLPKPTAKPTNASDSNWITADIQKQFEALDCDHPAQEKQERSDPAKPLVTCEPATDKTPAIKYILGPVEVKGVEIQGSTFQLQQGAQGAVTNEWAVNIQFNAEGTAKFKTVTERLNQFYVAAGGETGSDPKSQFAIVLDDQVISAPRSQAVITDGRPQITGGFTEKSAKALSDQLRFGALPISFDIQSEQQISATLGGEQLRMGLLAGLIGLLLVVVYSLFQYRALGFVTIFSLVVAGALTYLAIAILGWTENYRLSLAGVAGLIVAIGQTADSFIVYFERIRDELREGRGLVSAVENGWKRAKRTVLASKAVNLLAALVLYFVAVGNVRGFAFTLGLTAIADLIVVFMFTHPTLQQLARTRFFGEGHKFSGLDPERLGAVPLYRGAGRLRSPEDKPSVVRAKNTGAAAEAERRMTIAERRRAEQQEQLAGSSKGPAKEGK, from the coding sequence ATGGCACGAACTGGCCGCAAAAAACCATCACTTCGGGTGCTGGTCTGGCTTGGTGTAATCCTGGCCGCCATGACGGCCGTCCTTGCGGGCGGCACAATGTCCGGGGTTGCCAGCTGGAGCCCGAAGCTTGCCCTGGACCTTGAGGGCGGCACCCAGATGATCCTGGCACCCAAAGTTGAGGGCAACTCGGACATCAATGAGGAGCAGCTCAACCAGGCGGTGGCCATCATCCGCCAGCGGGTGGACGGCTCGGGTGTCGCAGAGGCTGAGATCAGCACGCAGTCCGGGCGCAACGTGGTGGTGAGCCTTCCCGGCACCCCGTCCACGGAAACCCGTGCCCTCATCCAGGCCTCCGCGGACATGAACTTCCGGCCCGTGCTCGTCACAGGCGCCGGAGCAGCGGTCCCTGCCGCGCAGCGGACACCTGCTGCCCAGCTGCCGAAGCCGACGGCCAAGCCGACAAACGCCAGCGATTCGAACTGGATCACCGCGGACATCCAGAAGCAGTTCGAGGCCCTCGACTGTGACCACCCGGCGCAGGAGAAGCAGGAGCGTTCCGACCCGGCCAAGCCGCTGGTCACCTGCGAGCCTGCCACCGACAAGACACCTGCGATCAAGTACATCCTGGGTCCGGTCGAGGTCAAGGGCGTGGAGATCCAGGGCTCGACGTTCCAGCTCCAGCAGGGCGCCCAGGGTGCCGTCACCAACGAATGGGCTGTCAACATCCAGTTCAACGCTGAGGGTACGGCCAAGTTCAAGACGGTCACAGAACGCCTCAACCAGTTCTACGTTGCTGCGGGCGGTGAGACCGGCAGCGATCCCAAGTCGCAGTTCGCCATTGTCCTGGATGACCAGGTCATTTCGGCCCCGCGGTCCCAGGCGGTCATCACCGACGGCCGCCCGCAGATCACCGGCGGCTTCACGGAGAAGTCGGCCAAGGCGCTGTCGGACCAGCTCCGGTTCGGTGCCCTGCCCATCAGCTTCGACATCCAGAGCGAGCAGCAGATTTCCGCCACCCTCGGCGGTGAGCAGCTCCGGATGGGCCTCCTCGCCGGCCTGATCGGCCTGCTGCTGGTGGTTGTCTACTCGCTGTTCCAGTACCGGGCGCTCGGCTTCGTCACCATTTTCTCCCTCGTGGTGGCGGGTGCGCTTACATACCTTGCCATTGCAATCCTTGGCTGGACCGAGAATTACCGGCTGTCCCTCGCCGGCGTCGCCGGTCTCATCGTGGCCATCGGCCAGACAGCGGACTCGTTCATCGTGTACTTCGAACGCATCCGTGATGAGCTCCGCGAGGGCCGCGGCCTGGTGTCGGCAGTGGAGAACGGCTGGAAGCGGGCCAAGCGGACCGTCCTGGCATCCAAAGCGGTCAACCTCCTGGCTGCACTGGTGCTGTACTTCGTGGCCGTCGGCAACGTGCGCGGCTTTGCCTTCACGCTAGGCCTGACCGCCATCGCCGACCTCATCGTCGTGTTCATGTTCACCCACCCCACGCTGCAGCAGCTGGCCAGGACCCGGTTCTTCGGCGAAGGCCACAAGTTCTCCGGTCTTGATCCCGAGCGCCTCGGCGCGGTGCCGCTCTACCGGGGCGCCGGCAGGCTCCGCAGCCCCGAGGACAAGCCGTCAGTGGTACGCGCCAAGAACACCGGTGCCGCGGCTGAGGCTGAGCGCCGGATGACCATCGCTGAACGCCGCCGCGCGGAGCAGCAGGAGCAGCTAGCCGGTTCCTCCAAGGGCCCGGCCAAGGAGGGCAAGTAA
- the secF gene encoding protein translocase subunit SecF: MSSFAKFGNELYTGKRSYDFVGAKKIWFTVAAIAVALSILIPVVKGGFNLGIEFRGGSEFTVSNVKTTESAVGEKAVHDVVPGSVPRVANVAGTTMRIQTDKLSDDETLKIKEGLTKAYGVTDNEVTSTFVGPTWGADVTKQALIGLVVFVALATVLMALYFRTWKMSLSAIVGMLVTMFITAGVYALSDFEVTPSAIIGFLTVLSYSLYDTVVVFDKIRENTADIDTSSRRTFGEEVNLAVNQTLVRSINTMMVAILPVGAILFIGAGLLGAGTLRDLSLALFVGILIGTAATIFIAAPMYAWLRQGEAPLVKQAQRVKQRRVDAAAKAAAAEPAKA; this comes from the coding sequence ATGTCCAGTTTCGCGAAATTCGGCAACGAGCTCTATACCGGCAAGCGTTCCTACGACTTCGTCGGGGCCAAGAAAATCTGGTTCACCGTGGCCGCCATTGCGGTTGCGCTGTCTATCCTGATCCCGGTGGTCAAGGGCGGCTTCAACCTGGGCATTGAGTTCCGCGGCGGTTCCGAGTTCACGGTGTCCAACGTCAAGACCACCGAATCGGCCGTGGGAGAGAAGGCTGTCCACGACGTCGTTCCCGGCAGCGTGCCGCGCGTGGCCAACGTGGCCGGAACCACTATGCGGATCCAGACGGACAAGCTCTCCGACGACGAGACCCTCAAGATCAAGGAAGGTCTCACCAAGGCCTACGGCGTAACGGACAATGAGGTGACCTCCACCTTCGTTGGCCCCACCTGGGGTGCCGATGTCACCAAGCAGGCCCTGATCGGGCTCGTGGTCTTCGTTGCCCTCGCGACCGTCCTGATGGCCCTCTACTTCCGGACCTGGAAGATGTCGCTCTCGGCGATCGTGGGCATGCTCGTCACCATGTTCATCACCGCCGGTGTCTACGCCCTGAGCGACTTCGAGGTCACGCCGTCGGCGATTATCGGATTCCTGACAGTGCTCAGCTATTCGCTGTACGACACTGTGGTGGTGTTCGACAAGATCCGTGAAAACACGGCCGACATCGATACCTCCTCGCGCCGCACCTTCGGCGAGGAAGTCAACCTGGCCGTCAACCAGACCCTGGTCCGCTCCATCAACACCATGATGGTTGCCATCCTCCCGGTCGGGGCGATCCTGTTCATCGGGGCCGGCCTGCTGGGCGCCGGAACCCTGCGCGACCTTTCCCTGGCCCTGTTCGTCGGGATCCTGATCGGCACCGCGGCGACGATCTTCATCGCGGCGCCGATGTATGCCTGGCTGCGCCAGGGCGAGGCGCCGCTGGTCAAGCAAGCCCAGCGCGTCAAGCAGCGCCGGGTGGACGCCGCCGCCAAGGCTGCCGCCGCCGAGCCTGCAAAAGCATAA